The Lolium rigidum isolate FL_2022 chromosome 2, APGP_CSIRO_Lrig_0.1, whole genome shotgun sequence genomic interval TTTGACGTGTGCCTTGCAGCGGACCGTAGGCAAAGAGCTGTTTTCCGTGTGCCTTCCAGAATACACTCAGCAAAGATTTGGCCGAAAGAAATCCAGCCTTTTTAAGGAAAAAGTTTGGCACCAAAACTTTTCTTTGCCTAGTGCCCGCAGAAAACACACGACAAACACTTCTTTTCCGAGTATCGGGCGTGCAGCACACGATAAAGCTAGACGCCGGACGTCAGTCCTGCTATTATGGGCGCCCCAGGTTACTAATACCTAAGTTGCCGCTTATACATAACTTTTCACACTATATTTTGTGTTGGTCGGTGGAACATCTTTGAATGACATCTACTGTAAAAGAAACAGAATGACATCCATTCATTAGTATGTGAAGTTTTGGACATGGCCACATGCCCAACCTCCTATGTGTTGTTTTGGCCGTTAACAAAAAAATATAAAGTAACGtattaaagaaaaattacaaatcCATTGAGGGATAGTATTATCACTCTACAATCTGATTATTCCATATTCCCTCCGTTTGTAGATATCTGGTGTATAATTTTTGGCACAAAAACTAAAAATCACATGTCTGGGGAAAATTTTTCACCAGGTTCGGGTGGAATTACCATGGCTAATTAACCTGAGAAAATATAGAAGTTTGCATGAGATAAGAAAACGTAATCGAATCTAAAAAAGTAAATTGTTCAGATGAGTGATGCAACACAATACACGTATATTCTTGTCTTTTATTCTCAAAAGCAACTACACCTTATATTTAGGAACAAACAGAGTTAAAGAAATTTGAATGCATGTTTTTGGGACATCATCTATTCATATATGGACATATTTTATGATATGAATATAGCACATTTCTCTAAATTCCGAATTCTTTAACAAAACTATTTTTTTCTTGCAACACCAGGAAGGCCTAACCAGTGTACAGGCGCTTTTGCGTCAACACCCGAAGAGTAGTCGTGGGATGATGGCCACTGTTGATCACCTCAGACGCCTCTGCCTTGACCATTATTTCCAAGATGAGATTAAAATTATTGTGGACTCGTGCGTGGATCACATCGATAGCGATGATCTGCTTGACGCAACCCTATCTCTGAGGCTGATGAGAGAAGCAGGATATCATGTTTCGGCAGGTCAGTAAAATAAAAGTTCAGCGTGTTGAGTGAGACACGAAAGAAATTTGGGAAGCTCGAGCACTTTTTCGTCTATTCTGAAGCCATAGTGCGGCAGTACAACAAAAGTAGAGTAGAAAACCCATTTAAAATTTTCTCTCTCCCTAATGCACCTTTCTAAAACGACTTTTTTTCATTCGATATTACCTGCCTATAAACCATTATCCTCGACCCTGCAGATAAGGTTCTTCAAAAGTTCACAAACTATAATGGTGATTTCAAGCATGCTCACAGCAAAGACATCACAGGGTTGATGAGTTTGCACGACATGTCACACCTCAACATGGGAGAAGCTTCACTCTACAAGGCAAAGGAGTTCTCAGGTAAGCACCTTAGATCTGCAATCAAACACTTGGAGCCAAATCTTGCAAGATATGTGAGGCAGTCATTGGACCATCCCTACCATGTGAGTCTGATGCAGTACAAAGCCAGGCACCACATGAGCTACCTCCAGAGCTTGCCCACTACGAACACGGCAATCGAGAAGTTAGCACTTGAAGAGTTCAAGCTTAACAAGTTATTTCATCAGATGGAATTGCAAGAGGTTAATAGGTACGTGAATAATTGAACACTCTCATTACCAAAATAGTTCTGCTAAGACAACCCGACGTGAAATGATAAAATAGCATGAACAAAATAAATATTAATCAATAGCTTAATAGATTGCTCATATATGCCTAGATTGATTTTAATATGAAAAATTCATTTTCACACAGATGGTGGATGGATTTAGGAGTGGCTCAAGAAATACCGGCTGCAAGGGACCAGATTATGAAATGGTACATGTGGCCCATGACTGTCCTCCAAGGGCCATCCTTCTCTAGATATCGGATCGAGATCACAAAGATCATCGCATTTGTCTACATTGTGGATGATATATTTGATCTTGTTGCGACACCACAGGAGCTCTCCCTCTTGAACGATTCAATCAAAATGTGAGAAAGGATGCCCGCTTGATAAATAGAGTTCAGACACTGTAGGATACATGATACTACTGCAATTCATAAATAGATTATGTCTTACAAAGCATGGAGTCAAATATTTTCTAACCTTGTCTCACCTATCTGATGTACATAGATGTTGGTGTGATAAAACTTCACATGTAGTATAATTCACTTTTACAGGTGGGATCTTGCGGCTGCTGATTCACTACCGAGCTACATGATATCATGTTACAAGAATCTTTACACCGTCACAAATGATATTGCTAATATGGCCACAAAAGAGCATGGACGGAACCCTATCAGTCATCTCAAAAAAGCTGTATGCCTTCTGAAATGATTCTGCATTTATTTTCATATTAATTTTACTGGACAAATAGTTAAATTAATTGTAGGATTACCACCTTATATATACTTCTAACCACTATACAATTTGTGAAATAGTTAAGTGCAATTAAAAAGATACTTACACGACTAATTAACAGTAGAAAAGGCTCACATTcttgttgttttttatttttatgcagTGGGCAACTTTGTTTGAAGGATTCATGGTTGAGAAAAAATGGTTGGCTTCTAATCAGGTCCCTACATCAGAAGATTACCTAAGAAATGGCATTATCACCTCTGGAGCACCGCTTGTATTTTTGCATCTATTCTTCATGCTAGGTCATGATTTAACAAAGGACAGTGACCACATCCAACGTGTCATCTCCTGCCCTGCAAAGATCATGAGGCTTTGGGATGATATGGGCAGTGCAAAGGTTTGAACGTTGACACACGGAGATTTTCCTAGGAAGCGATTTAATTAATATCTTGTTAGGCGTGCACTTATGTAGCCTTCAAACAATGTTTGATCTTACCATGAGCCAACAACAACTTTTTGCCTCATGCAGGACGAAGCACAAAAAGGGCTTGATGGGTCGTATAAGGAGTTCTACATGAGAGAGAACCCTAATGCTGATGCGGAGGAGCACATCCTCCAGATGATTGCAGGTGAGTGGGAGGAGCTCAACCGGGAGTGCCTCTTGAGGACAAGGTCATCATTGTCTTGTAGCTTCCTCGGAGCATTGCTCAACTTCGCGAGGATGGTCAGTGTCATGTACAGCTATGATGATGAGCAGAGGCTCCCCGTTCTCGAGGATTACACCCGGATGCTTCTCTTATGAATCATGCATGGCATGGACAAAATATTATGCAAGAGTCGTATAAATGTAAAGTATTTTGATCGAGTTGTGTATGGTGTCCGACAATACCATGTGTTGAAATATATTGTCTAACATTTTCCATCAGATTGGACGGATAACCACAGTTACCCCTTTCGTACACAGAAAACTGtcatttttgaaagaaaaaaactcTAGCAGTCTAGTACTAAGTATATGACTTCAATAAACTCTAGAGACTCGTCAATAGCACATCCTAAGAGACTTTGACCTTTGTTGTGCATTCAAAATGAACTTCCCTCTCAAGACGTTCCATCGGTCGTAACATAACATGTGGTTACCACCGTTGTGTCAACAAAATTCAAGGTGGtacatcgcaaaaaaaaaaaattcaaggtGGTAGCCCAAATTAAATGAAATAACATCCCAATCAAAACATCAcctttcgaaaaaaaaataaccCTACCATATAGTACCTCATCAATGGAAGGGAAGTCACTCTAGTCCACCCCATGACACCATGGTGATAGCAGCGGCCTAGCTATAAGGGTTGGTCACGACAAAGCTAGAGCAACCACCTTGTTGGCTAGCAAGTAGTTCGACtgcgacacacacacacagagagTGCGTCCATTTGGTTATGTGTTGGTTATGGTGTTTGTCTGCCCAATGATGGTGATTCAATGTAAAATTAAATCTTTGGATGCACGTCTCCTGCGGCCGGAGATAGCACTTTGTGGACTTTGCCGTGACTTGTCCCATGGACCATCTGAGATGGCGGTCATTCTGCCTGAACCGTCTGAGATGGCAGTCAACATAGCCCGCCAACTGAAACAGAATGGAATAGCTTCGTGTCTGGCTTTTGTCCGGCACCACAACCTGTTGGACTGCAACAATGATGCAGCCTTTTAATCAAAGGCCCATGAGCTATGTCGGACGATCGTCGGATGCCAAAACGTAGTAATTAGTATGTGTAGCAGAGTTGAAAACAGAAAGATGCGAGAAGAACAATTCTGAAGAAACCCATTTCTTTGCTGACTGTTTCCCTCTTTGCCGAATGCTAAATACTCCCTCTGTGCAGTAATGTAAGATGTTTTAGACATGGATACGCGTAATGTAAGATGTTTCAGGCTGCAGCACGGAAACGACATGTTCCAAGATGAAGCCTTTCCCGACCTCGCATTAGCACGTCTCCTTGCTGCAGCCTTGTCTTGTTAGTTTCATGTCGTTTCCGTGGTTGTCCTATGACGGCTTGTGATCCAGACGTGTGCTGCAGCCTTGTCTTGTTGGCTTCATGTCGTTTCCGTGGCTGTCCTCCGACTCCCTCCCAACCCTAACTCGCCCCCGCGCGGcggcgctgcgccgccgccggggcgccCATCTCCACCCGCCACTCCAGCCCCTCCCCGGCATGCTCCTCTCCGCCGCCACTGCCGGGAACATCGCCAGGAAAAGCTTGGGcggtgtggtggcggcggcggacgtccTCCTGGTGGCGCCAGTTGATGGTGACGACGGCGCTCGTCCTCTCTTCCCGCGGCGTCGGTGCAGCGAAGGGTCGGCGGCCACAGCGAATTCGGTGgcccactagtggagaagaggccttttgcCGCGGGTGGTaagccccttttgtcgcgggcggccagccgcgacaacggaggcGTGATAAAAGGtctaccttttgtcgcgggtctcttaccacccgcgacatatggtCGACCACGTGGCAGACGCGGGGCGCGCAGTGGacagacccttttgtcgcgggcggtattaccacccgcggcaAAAGGTCCTCGACATGGCGCTCCCAGAaacctgctgctttagggtttgagggatgCAGCCCCCCACCCCGccccccgccaccgcccccttttattcgaaataaaagttgcatatatttatacgctactagaagttgtacacacgTTCATTTATATATAGATTGATCAACCAAATATTGGaaacaaaagtcgattccccttacatatatatatacatgagctcacgactaccgggactaaTTAAACtttgagagagggagagcgcctatttggactaaacaagccgttgTTGTCTATTACTTCTCTAAGCAAAACTCCCGccacttcctccgcaattcctagtaggtgttcctttggttcgagtgtgtcccgcatgtagtcgacctatataggaaaatgagatgatgagtatgactatatcaatgttgataacgaaatattgacgaaaataaataaagttgtgaatgttattgcttacgttgaatttattattgttctgcttctcggtggttaacatgcgaatgaactcgcaaacgtagtatccacatagattcgtcccttgtggctgctgggcgcacggtacgatagtaaatgttagcttctccgccCGGGTACCCTTAATGTTTTTCTTGAAAGCTTTCCAagtcctgccaggcaaaagaatgattgaatgagtggataattaattgatatctcacgaaagatatagcgcggcgatgaaggaaattacacttgaagCAACTTCTGCaggtcgcggaacccgtccaggcctctactcattgggtcccttacttcaactattcccttatcaagttgaatgtctagtagaatccgagtggaagctgcacatgtttatgtatatacgtcaggaattacacttaacatcgagtaagcaaaactgaatgtgcataaaagatcattaagactctcactcgtagttgtaaggaaacgagtattgaatcacagaaattttgctccccaaaaaccttagtaggtttccccccgtatcTAACGCgctatgctttaccgtttgaacatgtactttatctgggtcaacaaacccaatattgataatattattacttttgcattcactgatcttcagtctgcataagagaacacataagatataatgagtatatgcaatgaaaacgaacatgaactgaatgaaaatgaatttagatgtagttaacaacttacaagcaatagcagctcatgagagatttgtcgagggcttctaaattgaataagctgtcgagttcattcatctcaatatggatctcctcctttcggtagtaatattcacgtGGGATCTTCGCCACGATGTACTTTTGGTTCTCCTTgcacgcatcaaggtaccactgatgcaaattccgcatatgcgttggcaTTTTATCCAGCCGCTCTctactgaccaagtcggccccgtagacaaatgtaGGAGCTATGTCAGCAAAGGGTAGTGCAACATCTGCGGCactcagcaattcctccacggtacagGACATCGAAGCCGCTAGCGCCtcagcttcttccatattgaaaccttcaccatgttcccggtacagcttgggaacacaaacactttgagtgctgggatcgattgtttggcctgttctccgagctgggaaacttcctttctttttttgccttttgtcgtttgcttgggcgccttgaggggtgcacttgtcttcttcccggctgatgatttgctcgtgctagcactatccttctccttagccttgccatcctccttcttcttagcctcgtcatcctccttcttcttcttagcctcgtcatcctccttcttcttcttagccttgtcatcaattaccctcgcaaggtggcgtgtatagtcatcctttttCTCGtgcaagtcatattgcgatggtgtgttcgaaaagaagtagcatatgctatttgcttctcggtgtatggctgcggcggctggaggttttggcttatggaaatgatcatagttgtgtttcgcaacagcggccgcattttgctcgacagtaagatcccaaggacgggggggaggaacctttggtactcttgggaggggcgacaACTTGCGggtaggactcttgaaacgcttccggccggGTGCataccgagtcttagtgggcggaggcggcggcgctggagatggagatggactacggatgtcgtggtcgacgtcgtacccatggggtgatggtgtcgacatgtgatcagtaggaggaggtgatggtggcctgcgatcacctggaggaggtgatggtgatggtggcctgcgatcacctggaggaggtgatggtgacctgggacggcgggtactaggggctacccggactggcagcttgatgttcttcttttcccgagagaatgatttctcccggcACCTCTCGGAGTGTAacccccatcacctccggggatatcgagctgcaatgtctcccacgacggtacaagccgaatccaccccgacacgagcatagccggctagaatctcattgccatgccatgttgccggctcaccttcagctcCAAATgcgggtaagacatagccgaccgccaccttaacggatacGTTCCCGAACacgtcatggagatcacaaggtgtttgctccttgattccatccatggGGTCGCcgggaccgccatctatcatcttCAAAGGCGGTGCCACCTCCGAGTcggcaacgctgctcgtctcgctgctgagatatgccggcggtattatccggctggcgctgtccttttagttcatttatctccagtGCTGTCttgctgaatctcccgctgctgctggtcaagtcggcgttggaactcggccatccggtcattctgcacctgcagctcgcgttgtttagctctcgctcggcttctataagtctccgtgtcggccggaaacccaagcgaccacggaacactagggccgaagcctcttgtttgtcctcccttctcgggattaccgaggacaagcgtcagcaagtctttctctctatcgggagcaaactttagttttcccgactTTATttctgtcgtcacttcaatccatttttccctgggtaccctaaccctgcttgtcactttcaacaatgttccctgtcttcatgtcatactcacggccatgcgtgaggaaccaatttcgagccctaatgtcccatccttctcgcgtgggttcggagtgatcccattccgctccatctcagcctcttgtgcatcccacttaggcatggctacttcgtagccccctcgccccgtatgatggtgatatttcttctcgcttgcattcttctggtTTTTCTTGGacgggttcacagcctcctccgattctttgtacttcacaaattcttcccaattatgctcctgcttcgataGATAGTTCtcgaatactggaggcttcttctcggccttataagttgcccataaccggttcttatacgccgggaaaagttcccccatcttcttaagagcccatttcttcactagcgccctctgcttagcattctcagactccgatcccagatctggcaaagtgaaatgtgccatgaggtcatcAAAAAGTGTgtttttgtacctatcggcaacctgattttcggacgtcttgttccattctctaatagtgatcgggagagaatccctaaccagaactccgcactgatttttaaattTCGTTACGACAAGCGAGGGTGCCacgggttggccttccggtgatatagcttcaattgtgaagtggtcttttttggtcaacttatttgccgggcctcgtttgtccaacttatcttcggaggcctaagagaataaaaattaattaatttatatacatatgtacatatataaTTCCATTAATGCATCTATACTAATCGTATACCTCgttatcaccggagccgtcggcttctccatcaccggagccgtcggcttctccagcaccggagccgccggcttctccatgatcaccggagccgccggcttctccatgatcaccggagccgccgtcttctccatgatcaccggagccgccggcttctccatcaccatcgcggattatgttcgcgaaaatgtcttctgttccaagtcccgttcgaatggatccattgtttcgcaaaaaattaaatcgataagtacatgttctaacccaaaccaaaccctaaccctagctaaccaaAAACTAAACTAACcctagagggagagaagaggggagttgcggcgtcggtggtttcgcgagaggagagagaggtgtttgcgagagggagagggctggtgtcggcgtcggttgttcgcgagagggagagaagagagggagttgcggcgtcgatggttttcgcgagagggagagaagagaggagttgcggcgtcggtgaTTTTCGCGAGAGGGGAGAGATGTGTTGGCGAGAGGGAGAGGcgcgccggtgtcggcgtcggttgttcgcgaaGGGAGAGAAcgagggagttgcggcgtcgatggttttcgcgagagggcgAGAAAAGAGGGAGTTGCGGcatcggtgtcggcgtcggtactATACTAACTATATACTAACTATATACAAGATAACTAGCTATACTAACTATATACAAGATAAAATATACAAAATAAACTAACTATTTAACCATATACAAAATAACTATAAACTAACTATTTAACAATATACAAAATCACTAACTATTTAACCATTAACTAATTACATAAAACTAATAATAACAAAATAAccaatttaacaaaaaaaaaggccAAGGCTGGCGCCGGTACTGGCACTACCTGAGGCGGCCGAGGCGGCGcacgagggaggcggcggcgcatgagggaggcggcggcgcacgagggaggcggcggccgagGGCGAGCGAGAGGGCTCGGCGGGCGCGGCGGCCCCGAGCGGCCGCGATCGAtcgagagaggagggagcggcggcgcggcgcggcggccccggcgcgcgcggcgagcggcgcggcggcgcacgAGCGGCGGAGGCTCGACGAggaggcgccggaggaggtcgaggcggcgacggcggcgcgacggaaaatttcggcagcctggcggcgtgatTTCGCTAAGTGTTGGCCTCCGGGTGTCGCAGGTGGAGGCACCGCCCGCGGCGCCCAGGTTATATACCtaccccccttttatcgcgggtcgtggcacgacccgcgataaagGCCCCCTATCGCggctcgtgccaccacccgcgataaagGGAGGCCTCTATCGCGGgtcgtggctcgacccgcgacaaaggggtaggaggagatggctgatccgtggcacagcccatccaacggctcggccgtttgaatccaacggcctagagccgttggatgggttgtgccacggatcagccaTCTCCCCTCTTCAccccttttttttctattttaacttaataaaactattatttcaataacttttgaatggtaactcaaatacaaaagttttatatatgaaaattgatcagaaaaatccaatgaacatgaatatgacatccatataactatttgcatctcgcatcatgtcaaaCGTTTCACCGCTTCCACgttcctcgccccgccgacgccggcgtgcgacgtgtagccaccgctaccacgtgcctcgccccgccgacgccagcGTGCGACGTATAGCCaccgcttacacgtgccatgccccgcgtgctctatatagagcgacgagtgcgggcgcaaccacacgtcgccaccgcctccgctcattcatctccgggatgcctccacgtcgtcgaggggcgtccggtttccgtggcgttcgagtgcgtccgagcggtagattcaccgccga includes:
- the LOC124689326 gene encoding S-(+)-linalool synthase, chloroplastic-like, whose amino-acid sequence is MGRLFCYKSPLSELLQSPAGAIGSATIARHVCYRRRPELLQAAAGAVRLCYKRPPAPSGSATITRRVCYKRRSELLQSIAGAVSSATILSNDFDFQEGLTSVQALLRQHPKSSRGMMATVDHLRRLCLDHYFQDEIKIIVDSCVDHIDSDDLLDATLSLRLMREAGYHVSADKVLQKFTNYNGDFKHAHSKDITGLMSLHDMSHLNMGEASLYKAKEFSGKHLRSAIKHLEPNLARYVRQSLDHPYHVSLMQYKARHHMSYLQSLPTTNTAIEKLALEEFKLNKLFHQMELQEVNRWWMDLGVAQEIPAARDQIMKWYMWPMTVLQGPSFSRYRIEITKIIAFVYIVDDIFDLVATPQELSLLNDSIKMWDLAAADSLPSYMISCYKNLYTVTNDIANMATKEHGRNPISHLKKAWATLFEGFMVEKKWLASNQVPTSEDYLRNGIITSGAPLVFLHLFFMLGHDLTKDSDHIQRVISCPAKIMRLWDDMGSAKDEAQKGLDGSYKEFYMRENPNADAEEHILQMIAGEWEELNRECLLRTRSSLSCSFLGALLNFARMVSVMYSYDDEQRLPVLEDYTRMLLL